One Tolypothrix bouteillei VB521301 DNA window includes the following coding sequences:
- a CDS encoding acetyl ornithine aminotransferase family protein, with protein MLELSQSKIENRKSKISLPCKPHIITSLPGSKTLDLVERDRAVTSPSYTRDYPLVVARGEGCMVEDVDGNVFLDMTAGIAVTATGHCHPEVVRAIQEQAANLIHMSGTDFYYEPMVELAEKLASRAPFPPVVGEGTGKTSFPAKVFFTNSGAESNEGAIKLARYYTGRSLIIAFLGAFHGRTYGAMSLTGSKTVQRANFGPLVPGVTHIPYGTHASLDYLEKQLFPTMLPPKEVAAIVVEAIQGEGGYIVPEDGFLQRIREICDRHGMLMVVDEVQAGMGRTGRLFAIEHWGVMPDIITTAKGIASGLPLGAILSRPEIMTWSPGSHATTFGGNPVACAAAIATLKLLESGLMANATAMGEVLQAGLHRLSQQFPQVSSPRGKGLMVAVDLLDCEGNYNSQLRDRIVQRAFLKGLLLLGCGKAAIRFCPPLIIDRNQIEIALDILAEVLIEM; from the coding sequence ATGCTAGAACTTTCGCAATCGAAAATCGAAAATCGAAAATCGAAAATCTCTTTACCCTGTAAACCTCATATAATCACTTCTTTACCAGGATCGAAAACTCTCGATCTTGTAGAACGCGATCGCGCTGTCACTTCGCCTTCTTATACCCGAGATTACCCGTTAGTTGTGGCTCGTGGTGAAGGTTGCATGGTAGAAGACGTGGATGGGAACGTATTTCTAGATATGACTGCGGGTATTGCTGTCACCGCAACGGGACACTGCCATCCAGAAGTTGTCCGAGCGATTCAAGAGCAAGCCGCAAACCTGATACATATGTCAGGGACTGATTTTTACTACGAACCTATGGTGGAACTCGCGGAAAAATTAGCTTCCCGTGCGCCCTTTCCACCTGTTGTTGGAGAGGGTACTGGAAAAACTTCTTTTCCTGCTAAAGTATTTTTCACAAATTCAGGTGCAGAATCCAATGAAGGAGCAATCAAACTTGCTAGATACTATACCGGACGCTCTTTAATTATTGCCTTTTTAGGAGCATTCCACGGACGCACTTATGGGGCTATGTCCCTTACTGGTTCTAAGACAGTCCAACGGGCAAATTTCGGTCCTCTCGTTCCAGGTGTGACTCATATTCCTTATGGCACTCACGCTAGCTTGGATTACCTAGAAAAACAACTATTTCCAACCATGTTGCCACCTAAAGAGGTGGCAGCAATTGTTGTTGAAGCCATTCAAGGAGAAGGCGGTTATATTGTCCCAGAGGATGGGTTTTTACAGCGAATTAGGGAAATATGCGATCGCCACGGTATGTTGATGGTTGTGGATGAAGTCCAAGCAGGTATGGGACGTACCGGTCGTTTATTTGCGATCGAGCATTGGGGTGTGATGCCTGATATCATTACCACAGCGAAAGGGATTGCTAGCGGTCTTCCTTTAGGGGCTATTCTCTCCCGCCCTGAAATTATGACTTGGTCACCCGGTTCTCACGCAACGACCTTTGGAGGCAATCCAGTGGCTTGTGCAGCAGCGATTGCCACGCTCAAACTGCTAGAAAGTGGTTTAATGGCAAATGCAACTGCCATGGGAGAAGTCTTGCAAGCTGGTTTGCACCGTTTGTCGCAACAATTTCCGCAAGTTTCTTCACCACGAGGGAAAGGATTGATGGTGGCGGTAGATTTATTAGACTGTGAGGGAAATTACAATTCGCAGTTGCGCGATCGTATTGTTCAACGAGCTTTCCTAAAAGGTTTGTTATTACTAGGTTGTGGTAAAGCTGCTATTCGCTTCTGCCCACCTTTAATCATCGATCGCAACCAGATTGAAATTGCTCTTGACATTCTTGCTGAAGTTTTAATAGAAATGTAG
- a CDS encoding aldehyde dehydrogenase family protein, with amino-acid sequence MSNFLTCRNYIAGEWVNAASGATLESRNPADRGEVVATCPRSAATDVETAVAAARRAYRSWRLIPAPARAEYVQRVGELLRQYKEELALLMSREMGKPLAEARGDVQEGIDCAYYSAGEGRRLFGQTTPSEMPNKFAMTVRMPVGVCALITPWNFPVAIPCWKAMPALVCGNTVILKPAEDTPACATKLVEIFAEAGFPDGVINLVHGVGEEAGKALVEHPDVDLVSFTGSSETGAFVASTCGRTHKRVCLEMGGKNAQIVMEDADLQLALDGAVWGAFGTAGQRCTATSRLLLHRDIKEKFTFMLKERTSQLRLGPGTDSDTDVGPIVNEKQLQRVSKYLDIAREEGAKVLIGGEVAAVEGLQNGYFFQPTILDFVTPQMRVAREEIFGPVVALIEVRSFEEAIAILNDTPYGLSSSIYTRDINRAFTAMRDIEAGITYINGPTIGAEVHLPFGGVKQTGNGHREAGTAVLDVFTDWKTVYVDFSGNLQRAQIDNRG; translated from the coding sequence ATGAGCAATTTCCTAACTTGTCGTAATTACATCGCCGGAGAATGGGTAAATGCTGCATCAGGAGCTACCTTAGAAAGCCGCAATCCTGCAGACAGGGGTGAAGTCGTTGCCACCTGTCCGCGTTCGGCTGCAACTGACGTTGAGACAGCCGTAGCTGCTGCTCGTCGTGCATACCGCAGTTGGCGGCTTATTCCAGCCCCAGCTAGAGCAGAATACGTTCAACGAGTCGGAGAACTCTTGCGTCAGTATAAAGAAGAACTGGCTTTATTAATGAGCCGGGAAATGGGTAAACCTCTGGCAGAAGCAAGGGGCGATGTTCAAGAAGGCATTGATTGTGCCTATTACAGTGCTGGCGAAGGACGTCGTTTATTTGGGCAAACTACACCATCTGAAATGCCCAATAAATTTGCCATGACAGTGAGAATGCCTGTTGGGGTTTGTGCTCTGATTACACCGTGGAATTTTCCAGTTGCTATTCCTTGTTGGAAAGCAATGCCAGCTTTAGTATGTGGTAATACCGTAATTCTCAAGCCAGCAGAAGATACTCCTGCTTGTGCTACCAAACTCGTAGAAATTTTCGCAGAGGCTGGTTTTCCTGATGGTGTTATCAACTTGGTACATGGAGTGGGAGAGGAAGCGGGGAAAGCTTTAGTTGAGCATCCTGATGTTGACTTAGTCTCTTTCACTGGATCTTCTGAAACGGGTGCTTTTGTTGCTTCTACCTGCGGGCGAACTCACAAACGCGTGTGTCTGGAGATGGGTGGTAAAAATGCCCAAATTGTCATGGAAGATGCGGATTTGCAACTTGCTTTGGATGGTGCGGTCTGGGGCGCATTTGGAACTGCAGGTCAGAGATGTACTGCAACCAGTCGTTTGCTGCTACATCGCGATATCAAAGAGAAATTTACCTTTATGCTGAAAGAACGTACCAGTCAGCTGCGGTTGGGTCCCGGTACTGACTCCGATACCGATGTAGGACCTATTGTTAATGAGAAGCAACTCCAACGCGTTAGCAAATATCTAGATATTGCCCGTGAAGAAGGAGCAAAGGTTTTAATCGGTGGAGAAGTGGCTGCTGTGGAAGGTTTGCAGAACGGCTACTTTTTCCAACCGACTATTTTAGATTTTGTCACTCCTCAAATGCGCGTTGCTCGTGAAGAAATATTCGGACCTGTCGTGGCGTTGATAGAAGTACGCTCTTTTGAGGAAGCAATCGCAATCCTGAACGATACACCTTACGGTCTTTCATCTTCCATATATACTCGCGATATCAACCGTGCTTTCACTGCCATGCGCGATATTGAAGCCGGTATTACTTACATCAACGGTCCCACAATTGGTGCCGAGGTACATTTACCTTTTGGTGGTGTCAAGCAAACGGGTAACGGACACCGAGAAGCTGGTACTGCAGTTTTGGATGTATTTACGGATTGGAAAACTGTCTACGTAGATTTCTCTGGAAACTTACAACGCGCTCAAATTGATAATCGTGGATGA
- a CDS encoding cyclase family protein, with amino-acid sequence MDGVKQETLDNTDSLLQVARSFLQKEVAPLANEIDFNSNALFQALQGLGKLGMLALRVPDRWGGREVSEQVFGSFQELVARYSGALAFLQTQHQSAASMLVASHNTSLQQKYLPYMSDAQVLLGVGFSQLRREGEALVTGVPVLGGYQLNGVVPWVTGWNLFSKFIVAATLPDDRAVFGIVPLVEIHQESGGAISEHNGLSRIEFSPPAQLAAMTSTNTVKATLTDWFLPAEDVVFIKPAGWIHDNDKKNVLRATFLATGCALGGLDILESAAKKKSLPFMTNAFESLEQELNNCRTAIREAQQNLEMSVAERLQLRAWAIDLAARISHTAIAVSSGSALYSDRNAQRVYREALVFTVTGQTSAVMEATLGRLTRKQNLFDELHGRRESKEGEKKRRITYSRVVHLSHTIDTGIPLWKGDPPVEFETVAELDKDGYYLRRFSLGEHSATHMNAPNSFYADGVSIDRYPANSLILPAVTISIREQALSHPDCVLSTDNILAWEQQNGKIPSNCIVLLHTGWQEKWLDENAFFNWDSHGGMHFPGFGSEATKFLLEERQIAGVGIDTHGVDAGQETTFATNFLVLKEPRIVLENLTNLDQLPPKGTTLVIGVLRLKDGSGSPAAVMALIP; translated from the coding sequence ATGGATGGTGTTAAACAAGAAACTCTAGACAATACGGATTCTCTTTTACAAGTAGCCCGGTCTTTCTTGCAAAAAGAAGTAGCACCTTTGGCGAATGAGATAGACTTTAACTCAAACGCTTTATTTCAAGCACTGCAAGGTTTGGGAAAGTTAGGGATGCTTGCTCTGAGAGTACCAGACAGATGGGGTGGAAGAGAAGTCAGCGAGCAAGTATTCGGTAGTTTTCAAGAACTGGTAGCCCGATATTCTGGTGCTCTAGCTTTTTTACAAACCCAACACCAAAGTGCTGCTAGTATGCTTGTTGCTAGTCATAATACTTCTCTTCAACAGAAGTACCTTCCCTATATGAGTGACGCTCAAGTTTTACTGGGAGTGGGTTTTTCTCAGCTACGACGTGAAGGAGAAGCACTTGTTACTGGCGTACCAGTACTGGGGGGTTATCAACTCAATGGAGTTGTACCTTGGGTTACAGGTTGGAATCTTTTTAGTAAGTTTATTGTTGCTGCTACTTTACCTGACGATCGCGCTGTTTTCGGTATAGTCCCTTTGGTAGAAATACATCAAGAGTCAGGAGGTGCGATAAGCGAGCATAACGGTTTAAGCCGTATAGAGTTTTCACCGCCCGCACAGCTTGCAGCGATGACATCTACCAACACCGTCAAAGCAACTTTGACTGACTGGTTTTTGCCTGCAGAAGATGTTGTTTTCATTAAACCTGCTGGCTGGATTCATGACAATGACAAGAAGAATGTTCTGCGTGCGACTTTTTTGGCTACGGGATGTGCTCTTGGTGGTTTGGATATTTTAGAGTCTGCTGCAAAGAAAAAATCTCTGCCTTTTATGACCAATGCTTTTGAAAGTCTTGAGCAGGAACTCAACAATTGTCGCACTGCTATTCGAGAAGCACAACAAAATTTAGAGATGTCTGTTGCAGAACGGTTGCAATTGCGGGCTTGGGCAATCGATCTAGCGGCTAGAATTTCCCATACAGCGATCGCGGTTTCTAGTGGCTCTGCGCTCTACAGCGATCGTAACGCACAACGGGTTTATCGCGAGGCACTGGTATTTACCGTGACCGGTCAAACTTCTGCTGTTATGGAGGCTACTTTGGGGAGGTTGACTCGAAAGCAAAATCTGTTTGATGAACTGCACGGGCGCAGAGAAAGCAAAGAAGGTGAGAAGAAAAGACGTATTACTTATTCGCGTGTAGTGCATTTGAGCCATACGATTGATACAGGAATTCCCTTGTGGAAAGGCGATCCCCCTGTTGAATTTGAGACTGTAGCAGAGTTAGATAAAGATGGTTATTACTTGCGGCGGTTTTCTCTAGGAGAACACAGTGCGACTCACATGAATGCTCCTAACAGCTTTTACGCTGATGGTGTGAGTATCGATCGCTATCCTGCAAATTCGTTAATTTTACCAGCTGTGACAATCTCGATTCGGGAGCAAGCACTGAGTCATCCAGATTGCGTTCTTTCTACGGACAATATTCTCGCTTGGGAACAACAAAACGGCAAAATTCCCTCGAACTGTATAGTGCTCCTTCATACAGGTTGGCAGGAAAAGTGGTTGGATGAAAATGCTTTTTTTAACTGGGATTCTCACGGAGGAATGCACTTTCCTGGATTTGGATCTGAGGCAACAAAGTTTTTGCTAGAAGAGCGTCAGATTGCGGGAGTAGGAATTGATACTCACGGAGTCGATGCAGGTCAAGAAACTACTTTTGCAACTAACTTTCTAGTATTAAAAGAACCACGTATTGTATTGGAGAATTTGACTAATTTAGACCAGTTACCACCAAAGGGAACTACGCTTGTTATTGGTGTTCTGAGGTTAAAAGATGGTTCTGGCTCCCCTGCTGCAGTAATGGCTTTGATTCCTTAG
- a CDS encoding FG-GAP repeat domain-containing protein, which yields MFESKTVNSTSTSELSSLLISNNSVITDALDTTYDWGRSSQNLLSDLSDSTLATTTAKNPNPNPQYSNAALVPDFNGDGKTDKFWRNTQTNEVAIWQMDGTRVANGSTPRQIDFSWDFSYADFNRDGKTDLFWRNKSTGENLIWIMDGVNIASEVYLDKIDAAWTASIADFNGDGKSDIFWRNSQTGDNATWLMDDTRVLTSAFIDAADSSWTSNIVDFNGDGKNDIFWHNTVSGENAVWFMDGTNTSKYGLSSLDPTWDSYTFGDFNGDNKTDILWRNNQTGENTVWLMNSIFITSGSVQKLDLSWKSSVGDFNGDGKTDILWHNETTGENTAWLMDGTTVSTAAFLPATDVAKQPKVGDYNGDGKTDVFWRNYNSGENSIWTVNGTTTSETPLDTISPEWIAY from the coding sequence ATGTTTGAATCTAAAACTGTCAATTCTACAAGTACTAGTGAACTTTCGTCTCTGCTAATCTCCAATAATTCTGTGATTACAGATGCTTTAGACACTACTTACGATTGGGGGCGATCGTCACAAAATCTGCTAAGTGATTTGTCTGATTCAACGCTTGCAACAACAACGGCTAAAAATCCCAATCCCAACCCTCAATACAGTAATGCAGCACTCGTTCCCGACTTTAACGGTGATGGCAAAACTGACAAATTTTGGCGTAATACCCAAACGAATGAAGTGGCTATTTGGCAGATGGATGGCACAAGGGTAGCCAATGGATCCACCCCCAGACAGATAGATTTTTCTTGGGACTTTTCCTATGCAGATTTCAATCGGGATGGGAAAACAGATTTGTTTTGGCGTAACAAATCAACAGGAGAAAACCTTATTTGGATTATGGATGGGGTTAACATTGCCTCTGAAGTTTATTTGGACAAAATCGACGCGGCATGGACTGCGAGTATTGCTGACTTTAATGGCGATGGTAAGAGTGACATTTTCTGGCGCAACTCTCAAACGGGTGATAATGCAACTTGGTTGATGGATGACACTAGAGTCCTTACTTCTGCTTTTATTGATGCAGCCGACTCATCTTGGACTTCTAACATCGTTGATTTCAATGGCGATGGTAAGAATGACATTTTTTGGCACAATACAGTATCTGGGGAAAATGCCGTCTGGTTTATGGATGGTACTAATACCTCAAAATATGGTCTGTCATCATTAGATCCCACATGGGACAGCTACACCTTTGGTGATTTTAACGGAGATAACAAAACCGATATTCTCTGGCGCAATAACCAAACGGGGGAAAACACGGTGTGGTTGATGAATAGTATTTTCATCACTTCTGGCTCCGTGCAAAAGCTCGATCTTTCTTGGAAATCTAGCGTAGGTGATTTTAATGGTGATGGTAAGACGGATATTCTCTGGCACAATGAAACGACTGGCGAGAACACTGCTTGGTTAATGGATGGCACAACAGTTTCTACTGCTGCCTTCTTACCTGCAACTGATGTGGCTAAACAGCCCAAAGTTGGTGATTACAATGGCGATGGTAAGACTGATGTGTTCTGGCGCAATTACAACTCTGGTGAAAACTCCATTTGGACTGTTAATGGAACAACGACCTCTGAAACTCCTCTAGACACAATTTCTCCAGAGTGGATTGCCTATTAA
- a CDS encoding GH1 family beta-glucosidase, which yields MTNFYQFPQDFCWGAATASYQIEGAYEEGGRKPSVWDTFSATQGKVLNGDTGAVACDHYHRYQSDVELMVTLGIKHYRFSIAWTRILPDGRGTVNEEGIDFYKRLVDCLLEHGITPHVTLFHWDSPQTLEDLYGSWQSRQMAYDYADYVKAVVKRLGSRIGHWITLNEIPCFTHLSYDAEREAPHAPGKRVSSAKEVWQTSHHALLAHGLGCQAIREASPIPCQVSLVDNISVTVPINESPANITAAKNAFQTSWVNGGVIFPALTGNYSSAMLDLLGEQAPDVQPGDLEIIHQPLDAIGLNIYTGTYVRAADNKLGYEFLDLPKGYPQMYMPWLNIVPESLYWGIRHISETMQRNDLPVYITENGCATQDEINTHGEVIDTDRIFYLRQYLKAAHRAVSEGYPLKGYFVWSLMDNFEWAWGYSRRFGITYIDYKTQQRIPKASFEWYAECIRQNSIV from the coding sequence ATGACAAATTTTTACCAATTTCCGCAAGATTTTTGTTGGGGTGCTGCTACTGCTTCCTACCAAATAGAAGGTGCATATGAAGAAGGAGGTCGCAAACCCAGTGTTTGGGACACTTTTAGCGCCACTCAGGGAAAAGTGCTTAATGGTGATACGGGTGCAGTTGCGTGCGATCATTACCATCGCTATCAATCAGATGTAGAACTGATGGTAACCTTGGGAATCAAACACTACCGCTTCAGTATTGCCTGGACTCGTATTCTTCCTGATGGTCGCGGTACAGTCAACGAAGAAGGTATTGATTTTTACAAGCGTTTGGTAGACTGCTTGCTCGAGCATGGCATCACGCCTCACGTTACTCTGTTTCATTGGGATAGCCCTCAAACACTTGAGGATTTGTACGGTTCTTGGCAAAGTCGCCAAATGGCATATGATTACGCCGACTACGTGAAAGCAGTTGTCAAGCGGCTGGGATCGCGTATCGGTCATTGGATAACTCTGAATGAAATTCCCTGTTTTACTCATTTAAGTTATGATGCAGAGCGAGAAGCACCCCATGCTCCAGGCAAACGTGTTAGCAGTGCAAAGGAAGTTTGGCAAACTTCTCACCACGCTTTACTTGCTCATGGTTTGGGATGCCAAGCAATTCGAGAAGCCTCACCTATTCCCTGTCAAGTGTCTCTGGTAGATAATATCTCGGTTACAGTTCCGATTAACGAATCCCCAGCCAATATTACAGCAGCCAAAAATGCTTTCCAAACTAGCTGGGTAAATGGTGGAGTTATTTTTCCAGCACTGACAGGTAACTACAGTTCTGCCATGCTCGATCTATTGGGAGAACAAGCACCCGATGTTCAACCTGGTGATTTGGAAATAATTCATCAACCCCTGGATGCGATCGGTTTAAATATATACACGGGAACTTATGTTCGTGCTGCAGATAATAAACTCGGTTATGAATTTCTCGATTTACCTAAAGGTTACCCACAAATGTATATGCCCTGGTTAAATATTGTGCCAGAGAGTCTTTATTGGGGCATTCGTCACATTAGTGAAACTATGCAACGAAATGACTTACCCGTTTACATTACGGAAAACGGCTGCGCCACGCAAGATGAAATTAACACTCATGGCGAAGTCATTGACACGGATAGAATTTTCTACTTGCGACAGTACCTCAAAGCAGCTCATCGTGCTGTGAGTGAAGGGTATCCTTTAAAGGGATATTTTGTATGGAGCTTAATGGACAATTTTGAGTGGGCGTGGGGATACTCCCGACGTTTTGGAATTACATATATAGATTACAAAACACAGCAACGTATCCCAAAAGCTAGTTTTGAGTGGTATGCAGAGTGTATCCGTCAAAACAGCATTGTTTGA
- a CDS encoding peptidoglycan-binding domain-containing protein, producing MKTKWINPHIRFLSIFSAIALAALPFTSKPTAAQTPLNASAEKKLNQYTAPTKLVSISEIGQYSPEAAPKLQLGSEGAPVRDVQAFLKEQGYYTGALDGVYGSATAAAVKAFQQKHDRLTNDGIVGYSTWNAMIEIKRNPSVNN from the coding sequence ATGAAAACCAAATGGATTAACCCACATATACGATTTCTTAGTATTTTCTCAGCGATCGCATTGGCTGCTTTGCCTTTTACCAGCAAACCAACAGCGGCTCAAACTCCTCTAAATGCATCTGCTGAGAAGAAGCTCAATCAATATACAGCTCCAACAAAATTAGTATCAATCAGCGAGATCGGCCAATATTCACCAGAAGCAGCACCAAAGTTACAACTTGGAAGTGAAGGAGCACCTGTTAGAGACGTTCAAGCTTTTTTAAAAGAACAAGGCTACTACACGGGTGCGCTTGATGGTGTTTACGGTTCTGCGACTGCGGCTGCAGTTAAAGCTTTTCAGCAGAAGCACGATCGCTTAACTAATGATGGAATTGTTGGATACAGTACTTGGAATGCAATGATTGAGATTAAACGTAACCCTTCAGTTAATAATTAA
- a CDS encoding AAA-like domain-containing protein → MYIKSTYSYRNGLLQTDHSTEVNQILEAVEQSLLPRRLSSIEKFVLHQSWLGQTYNEMAQSSGYASDYIKEVGSQLWQDISDTVGQRVTKKNLHLVLNQIQTNFIGRQKKEAEPELEIIDKKHESEDVQLLTINKEIPYPNAPLDLTSPFYINRPPVEEIAYQEISQPGCAIGIRAPRKMGKSSLLHRIVSYSKALEYNTVYLDFQEADESIFISLEKFLRWFCANVSRQLNLNPKLDNFWDEDMGSKVSSKLYFEAYILKQVANAVVIVLNEVNRVFEHPTIAKDFLPMLRFWHELAKQEKIWQKCRLVVAHATEICVPLNLNQSPFNVGLTITLPKFTPEQAWDLAQRYGLIWASGEKGKQNLAPLIKMLSGHPYLLNLAFYYLQREEITYEELLQTAATSSGIFSDYLRGNLAILQKAPALVSAFQQVVNSNESVHLDAIAAFKLESMGLIELDGNRAKPSCELYRLYFREQLQHEKIQNVAETEELVTELQKIGYANHLDELTHLPTRHNFNQYMENNWEEWAKEALPISLVLCEVDYFKFFNAAYGYKVGDECLQLIANTISDRLDEYPEYFIARYAGAKFAIIVPLLSTEFALNIATHIRDDVIGLAIKHDRSIFGGFSSRVLTVSLGVASIIPSKENPPEVLVEATESALHQAIRRGRNCVSISATSMVEF, encoded by the coding sequence GTGTACATTAAAAGTACGTATAGCTACAGGAATGGTTTGCTTCAGACAGACCATTCAACGGAGGTTAATCAAATTTTAGAAGCAGTAGAACAGTCACTTCTGCCAAGACGACTGAGTTCTATTGAAAAGTTTGTGTTACATCAATCCTGGTTGGGACAAACCTACAATGAGATGGCTCAAAGTTCGGGTTATGCGAGCGATTACATCAAGGAAGTAGGTTCCCAGTTGTGGCAAGACATTTCAGATACAGTAGGACAAAGGGTCACAAAGAAAAATCTGCATTTAGTGTTGAATCAGATCCAAACAAATTTTATAGGTAGGCAGAAAAAAGAAGCTGAACCTGAACTAGAAATAATAGATAAAAAGCACGAAAGTGAAGACGTGCAACTTCTAACGATAAATAAAGAAATTCCGTATCCTAACGCTCCTTTAGATCTGACTTCTCCTTTCTACATTAACCGTCCCCCTGTTGAAGAAATCGCTTATCAAGAAATTAGTCAACCTGGATGTGCGATCGGAATTAGAGCACCTAGAAAAATGGGGAAGAGCTCTCTACTACACCGCATTGTTTCATACTCAAAAGCTTTAGAGTACAACACAGTTTATTTGGACTTTCAAGAAGCAGACGAATCCATCTTTATTTCTCTCGAAAAATTTTTACGATGGTTTTGCGCTAATGTCAGCAGACAATTGAACCTCAATCCCAAGCTAGATAATTTCTGGGATGAGGATATGGGAAGTAAAGTGAGTAGTAAGCTTTATTTTGAAGCATATATCTTAAAGCAGGTTGCTAATGCTGTTGTTATCGTTTTAAATGAAGTTAACAGAGTTTTTGAACACCCAACTATTGCGAAAGATTTTTTGCCAATGCTGCGGTTTTGGCACGAGCTTGCCAAACAAGAGAAAATTTGGCAAAAGTGTCGCTTAGTTGTAGCACATGCCACAGAAATATGCGTTCCGCTCAATCTCAATCAATCCCCTTTTAACGTTGGACTGACAATAACGCTACCAAAGTTTACTCCAGAGCAAGCTTGGGATTTAGCACAACGTTATGGATTAATTTGGGCTAGTGGTGAAAAAGGCAAACAAAATCTTGCCCCACTCATAAAAATGTTATCCGGGCATCCCTATCTCTTAAATCTTGCATTCTATTATTTACAACGGGAAGAAATAACCTATGAGGAATTGCTGCAAACAGCGGCTACATCATCAGGAATTTTTAGCGACTACTTACGGGGTAATCTAGCTATCCTTCAAAAAGCACCAGCATTGGTATCGGCTTTTCAACAGGTAGTTAATTCTAATGAAAGCGTTCACTTGGATGCGATCGCAGCTTTTAAATTAGAAAGCATGGGGCTTATTGAGCTTGATGGTAATCGGGCAAAGCCTAGCTGTGAATTGTACCGTCTTTATTTTCGAGAGCAGTTGCAACACGAAAAGATACAAAATGTCGCCGAGACAGAAGAGTTAGTGACAGAATTACAAAAGATAGGATACGCAAATCATCTTGATGAACTCACCCACCTTCCAACGAGGCACAACTTCAATCAGTACATGGAAAATAACTGGGAAGAATGGGCAAAGGAAGCTTTGCCAATCTCTCTAGTGCTATGTGAAGTAGATTACTTTAAGTTCTTCAATGCAGCTTATGGATATAAAGTTGGAGATGAGTGTTTGCAATTAATTGCAAATACTATTAGCGATCGCTTAGATGAATATCCAGAGTATTTTATAGCACGTTATGCAGGTGCTAAGTTTGCCATAATTGTGCCTCTTTTGAGTACTGAGTTTGCTCTTAACATTGCAACGCATATTAGAGATGATGTTATTGGATTGGCAATTAAGCACGACCGTTCTATATTTGGTGGGTTTTCATCTCGTGTACTGACAGTAAGTTTGGGAGTAGCAAGTATTATTCCAAGTAAAGAAAATCCTCCGGAAGTTCTGGTTGAAGCTACTGAAAGCGCACTTCATCAAGCTATCCGCAGAGGTCGAAATTGTGTAAGTATAAGTGCAACTTCGATGGTTGAGTTTTAA